Proteins encoded by one window of Prevotella nigrescens:
- a CDS encoding TIGR04423 family type III CRISPR-associated protein: MITINEIDFSLPYEGYLWISNENNPHVFCSETKIDAQLFKKLNPFIAEGYLYNKETRKSISIKYIDGQYHIYETEVKPTDISNEDVDKIEYLTLRMSNPPTLWAKFLRYWHEVEDAKCLDMKVLEVEKEVFVGFRTKDI; this comes from the coding sequence ATGATAACGATAAATGAAATAGATTTCAGCTTACCTTACGAAGGATATTTATGGATAAGTAACGAAAATAATCCACATGTTTTCTGTTCAGAAACAAAAATAGATGCACAATTGTTTAAGAAGCTCAATCCTTTCATTGCCGAAGGGTATTTATATAATAAGGAGACAAGAAAGTCTATTAGCATAAAATATATAGATGGGCAATATCATATTTATGAAACAGAAGTAAAACCTACCGATATTAGCAATGAAGATGTAGATAAAATAGAATATCTAACCTTGCGAATGAGTAACCCTCCTACTTTATGGGCTAAATTTCTGCGTTATTGGCATGAGGTTGAAGATGCTAAATGCCTTGATATGAAAGTTCTTGAAGTAGAAAAAGAAGTATTTGTAGGATTTAGAACAAAGGATATCTGA
- a CDS encoding Card1-like endonuclease domain-containing protein — protein MKKVLVSILSDHLVPNYLFIKEMRGQYNELLFIGTPYTESKAIATHLENALENRKSNIKKVILESDQYQEGVQSLENISLPNDVQYIVNLTGGTKIMSLIVYDFFRKLNSSFYYIPIGKNTYCNIEEENMHALQYRISLREYFTLYGLHYECDNALLKDAETTFQFFEKQKKRKFYLSDEIKNSQKAETAKDKKYYAGEWFEEYTYLRIKKELNLREQDIAMSLKIYREDAQNNDNEIDVAFMYENTLYIIECKVSMNGFSMLGYGKKPQQTIEEFLYKLAAISKDFGLIVRPYIFTLHKMEKLPDGSLKSLQKRMQILGIRNIIDGKQLSKQKIDF, from the coding sequence ATGAAGAAAGTATTAGTTTCAATATTAAGTGATCACCTTGTGCCGAATTATCTTTTTATTAAAGAAATGCGTGGACAGTATAATGAGTTGCTATTTATAGGAACACCTTATACAGAAAGTAAGGCGATAGCAACTCATTTGGAGAATGCTTTAGAAAATAGAAAGAGTAATATTAAAAAAGTTATATTAGAAAGTGATCAATATCAAGAAGGTGTACAGTCTCTTGAAAATATAAGTCTGCCTAACGATGTACAATATATTGTTAATCTTACAGGTGGAACAAAAATTATGTCGTTGATAGTTTACGATTTCTTTAGAAAGCTAAATAGTTCGTTCTATTATATTCCTATAGGTAAAAACACTTATTGCAATATTGAAGAAGAAAATATGCATGCTTTGCAATATCGTATATCGCTTAGAGAATATTTCACACTCTATGGACTCCATTATGAATGCGATAATGCATTATTAAAGGATGCGGAGACTACTTTTCAATTTTTCGAGAAGCAAAAGAAACGAAAGTTTTATCTTTCAGATGAAATAAAAAATTCACAAAAGGCTGAGACAGCAAAAGATAAGAAGTATTATGCAGGAGAATGGTTTGAAGAGTATACTTATTTGCGAATTAAAAAAGAACTGAATTTACGCGAACAAGATATAGCTATGTCGTTGAAAATATATAGAGAAGATGCTCAAAATAACGACAACGAAATAGATGTTGCCTTTATGTACGAGAATACTCTTTATATTATAGAGTGCAAAGTCAGTATGAATGGATTTAGTATGTTGGGTTATGGTAAAAAACCACAGCAAACAATAGAAGAGTTTCTTTATAAGTTAGCTGCTATAAGTAAAGATTTTGGACTTATAGTGCGTCCTTATATATTTACACTCCATAAAATGGAGAAGCTACCTGACGGCTCACTTAAAAGTCTTCAAAAGCGTATGCAAATTCTCGGTATTCGCAATATTATAGATGGCAAACAATTATCAAAACAAAAAATAGATTTCTAA
- a CDS encoding TIGR03986 family CRISPR-associated RAMP protein — MKKYKIQPTIREQFYNPYCFVPLSNNVFNYTEEEKYKFMIANDVPFKKGISGKIYATFIAKSPFCVKSNEKENCNINGKYIIPSTSIKGMIRSVFDIITLSNISHSADNSRFSMRNVRSDDYDLKKEAPKSGFLILLRGDYFIIPCKSEAVLYETINEEEGVDVKHGKTVEEKYKLIRKKYKFQTEDDFYHYWFFSGFMNNKKHEYDFKVPKSITQKDLIPLNEKEFKEFRFIYEIENKNKSWAFWKKEMLSFSCLEELQEKSYKGLAPCFYREQIDEFGNRSVKDLGFSYLYRIPYQNTIHDCLPNSYKQNTFDMSQALFGFVLPKSKNRKEESLRGRVRFSNAFIKNAEREGEHTFILGSPKPTYFPFYLQNNGKSLQTYKSENPIISGWKRYLLHSKVQKGEKQNKGSESSFVALKAGATFTTEIYVHNVLPYELGALIAALTFCNKKECFHSLGYAKPFGYGKMKLEDVKLALTPNSSEIEELSSDFLMKEFENKILSNTQMTLNQYHNYLWSLFKIASGDYNDKPIRYPRLDNYDKIAQRKKSEFDIISNEKKSLTDFSPITK, encoded by the coding sequence ATGAAGAAATATAAAATTCAACCAACGATAAGAGAACAATTCTATAATCCATATTGTTTTGTTCCATTAAGTAATAACGTGTTTAATTACACAGAAGAAGAGAAATATAAGTTTATGATAGCAAATGATGTTCCTTTTAAAAAAGGGATATCAGGAAAAATATACGCTACATTTATTGCAAAGTCTCCTTTCTGTGTAAAATCAAATGAAAAGGAAAATTGTAATATAAATGGGAAGTATATAATCCCATCTACTTCTATCAAAGGTATGATTCGTTCAGTTTTTGATATTATTACTTTATCGAATATAAGTCATTCAGCTGATAATTCGCGTTTTAGTATGAGAAATGTAAGGAGTGATGACTATGACTTAAAAAAAGAAGCCCCAAAGAGCGGCTTTTTAATTCTTTTAAGAGGAGATTACTTTATTATTCCTTGTAAAAGTGAAGCCGTTTTGTATGAAACTATAAACGAGGAAGAAGGTGTAGATGTTAAACATGGTAAGACAGTTGAAGAAAAATATAAACTAATTAGAAAGAAGTATAAATTTCAAACAGAAGATGATTTTTATCATTATTGGTTCTTTTCTGGCTTTATGAATAACAAGAAGCATGAGTATGATTTTAAAGTACCGAAGTCTATTACTCAAAAAGACCTTATACCACTTAATGAAAAGGAATTTAAAGAATTCCGTTTTATTTATGAAATAGAAAATAAGAATAAAAGTTGGGCTTTTTGGAAGAAAGAGATGCTTAGTTTCTCTTGTTTAGAAGAGTTGCAAGAAAAATCTTATAAAGGGCTTGCTCCTTGTTTTTACAGAGAACAAATTGATGAATTTGGAAATAGAAGTGTGAAAGATTTAGGTTTCTCTTATTTATATAGAATTCCTTATCAGAATACAATACACGATTGTTTGCCCAATTCATATAAACAAAATACTTTTGATATGTCGCAAGCTCTTTTTGGATTTGTATTGCCTAAATCTAAAAATAGAAAAGAAGAAAGTTTGCGTGGAAGAGTGCGATTTTCGAATGCCTTTATTAAAAATGCAGAACGCGAAGGAGAACATACATTTATTTTAGGTTCTCCCAAACCAACTTATTTCCCATTCTATTTACAAAATAATGGAAAATCTTTACAAACATATAAATCTGAAAATCCAATTATATCTGGTTGGAAGCGTTATTTGCTTCATTCCAAAGTGCAAAAAGGAGAAAAGCAAAATAAAGGTAGTGAGTCTTCATTTGTAGCATTAAAAGCAGGAGCAACTTTTACTACAGAGATATATGTTCATAATGTTCTACCTTACGAATTGGGAGCTTTGATAGCAGCCTTAACATTCTGTAATAAAAAAGAGTGTTTCCATTCTTTAGGTTATGCTAAGCCTTTTGGATATGGAAAAATGAAGTTGGAAGATGTAAAGTTAGCACTTACACCAAATAGTTCGGAAATTGAAGAACTTAGTTCTGATTTTTTGATGAAAGAATTCGAAAACAAAATACTTAGCAATACCCAAATGACACTTAATCAGTATCATAATTACTTATGGTCTCTATTTAAAATTGCTTCTGGTGATTATAACGACAAACCTATTCGCTATCCACGTTTAGATAATTACGATAAAATAGCACAAAGGAAAAAAAGTGAATTTGATATTATTAGCAATGAAAAGAAATCACTAACAGATTTCTCACCAATAACAAAATAA
- a CDS encoding RAMP superfamily CRISPR-associated protein produces the protein MENTYRYRQIARVTFEITTPLAVGSGNKDITTDSVVMKDVNELPYVPGTTLAGLIRHSLPADKQNTWMGWQKKKEGQGSRLIVSEAKILSAEGKPIDGLNSCEDTVTKLCKELPIRQHVRINQQGTAVKNGKFDEEIVPKGLRFCFEMEIMDDKDCSEDMNAILAIIQTDDFRIGSGTRSGFGQIKVISILRRSLDLNDPTNLGLYLEKSSSLAKQWKGFESFPVESLTSANYVRYELRLQPTDFMLFGSGFGDDRSDMTYVREPIIEWKDGKAVCAEREKIILIPATSVKGALAHRTAYHYNKLNNRFADTKTVEELEEYIGKGNEAVKALFGSEGNSKGEDKQRGEILFSDVIIKNEETLKGKVLNHVKIDRFTGGAVEGALFSEEVLYVPNQNINLELRFHKFETEDKNIIPAFESALKDICKGYLPLGGGVNRGNGTFKGSLIKEGETIYDNDK, from the coding sequence ATGGAAAATACATATAGATATAGACAAATAGCAAGAGTTACATTCGAAATAACTACTCCACTTGCTGTTGGTAGCGGAAATAAAGATATAACAACCGACTCAGTTGTTATGAAAGATGTAAACGAACTTCCTTATGTTCCAGGAACAACTTTGGCAGGTCTTATCCGCCATTCGTTGCCAGCCGACAAACAAAATACGTGGATGGGGTGGCAAAAAAAGAAAGAAGGACAGGGTTCTCGTTTAATAGTTTCGGAAGCAAAAATACTTTCGGCAGAAGGTAAACCTATTGACGGACTAAATAGTTGTGAAGACACGGTTACAAAATTGTGTAAAGAATTGCCAATTCGCCAACACGTTCGTATAAATCAACAAGGAACAGCCGTAAAGAATGGTAAGTTCGACGAAGAAATTGTACCAAAAGGATTGCGGTTTTGCTTTGAAATGGAAATAATGGACGATAAAGATTGTTCAGAAGATATGAATGCCATTTTAGCCATAATTCAAACAGACGATTTTCGTATAGGAAGTGGCACCCGAAGTGGTTTTGGACAAATTAAAGTTATCAGCATTTTGAGAAGAAGCTTAGATTTAAATGACCCTACCAATTTAGGACTTTATCTTGAAAAATCGTCTTCGTTAGCAAAACAATGGAAAGGTTTTGAATCGTTCCCAGTCGAAAGTCTCACATCTGCTAATTACGTTCGTTATGAATTAAGATTACAGCCTACAGATTTTATGTTGTTTGGCTCTGGATTTGGCGATGACCGTTCGGATATGACTTATGTTCGTGAGCCTATTATAGAATGGAAAGATGGTAAAGCTGTATGTGCAGAACGCGAAAAAATAATACTTATACCAGCAACTTCAGTAAAAGGTGCATTAGCACATCGTACAGCTTATCATTACAATAAATTAAACAATCGGTTTGCAGATACTAAAACAGTAGAAGAACTTGAAGAATATATAGGAAAAGGAAATGAAGCTGTAAAGGCTTTGTTTGGATCGGAAGGAAATAGTAAAGGCGAAGATAAACAACGTGGTGAAATACTTTTTTCTGACGTAATAATAAAGAACGAAGAGACTTTAAAAGGAAAAGTACTCAATCATGTAAAAATAGACCGTTTTACTGGCGGTGCTGTTGAAGGTGCATTATTTTCTGAAGAGGTTCTATATGTACCCAACCAAAATATAAATTTAGAGCTGCGATTCCATAAGTTTGAAACAGAAGATAAAAACATAATTCCAGCTTTCGAATCAGCTTTAAAAGATATATGTAAAGGTTATCTTCCACTTGGTGGAGGCGTAAACCGTGGAAATGGTACATTTAAAGGAAGTTTAATTAAAGAAGGAGAAACAATTTATGATAACGATAAATGA
- the csx2 gene encoding TIGR02221 family CRISPR-associated protein: MARKIFISVLGTGLYERGIYTQGEFKSTETRFIQQATIELLGCKETWTEDDKICILLTEQTRKLNWDVTVRKARCTGEEIPYEGLKDILKEMHLKPAVLDIPILDGKDEKEMWDIFQTVFNLLQEDDELYFDLTHSFRYLPMLILVLGNYAKFLKNVQIAHISYGNYEARNENSSPIVNLLPLAVLQDWTFAAADYLHNGQSEQLVQLTKNAINPILKATLGKDEDANSLRELFITLETIISNMQTCRGLSITQEEDVFKLKQSIESSSADIIPPLVPVIKEIEKSFSNFSADANIINGLHAAKWCYKNRMYQQAITILQETIVTMVCEKTNLPIENDKTRGLVNSAFYIVFNKKQHDEDSWSLNYESRDESIKIVRELIQLPIINDLSKVFSDATELRNDFNHAGFRPNPSKINKIRDNIGKCINEVFNLLIPQSDVH, from the coding sequence ATGGCACGAAAAATATTTATATCTGTACTGGGTACTGGGCTTTATGAACGTGGAATATATACTCAAGGAGAGTTTAAATCTACTGAAACGAGGTTTATACAACAGGCAACAATAGAATTGCTTGGGTGCAAAGAAACGTGGACTGAAGATGATAAAATATGTATTCTGCTTACTGAACAAACAAGAAAATTAAATTGGGACGTAACTGTACGTAAAGCTCGTTGTACTGGAGAGGAAATACCTTACGAGGGGTTAAAAGATATATTAAAAGAAATGCATTTGAAACCTGCCGTTCTTGATATTCCTATTCTTGATGGAAAGGACGAAAAGGAAATGTGGGATATTTTTCAGACGGTGTTCAATCTGTTGCAAGAAGACGATGAGCTATATTTCGATTTAACTCATAGTTTTAGATATTTACCTATGCTCATTCTTGTTCTTGGCAATTATGCTAAATTTCTAAAAAATGTGCAGATTGCTCATATTTCGTATGGAAATTATGAAGCACGAAACGAAAATAGCTCACCTATAGTAAATCTTCTTCCATTAGCAGTTCTTCAAGATTGGACATTTGCTGCTGCAGATTATCTTCATAATGGACAAAGTGAACAGTTGGTACAACTCACCAAAAATGCAATAAACCCAATTCTAAAGGCAACACTTGGAAAAGATGAAGACGCAAATAGCTTAAGGGAATTGTTTATTACGTTAGAAACAATAATAAGTAATATGCAAACTTGTAGAGGTTTGTCCATTACACAGGAAGAAGATGTTTTTAAATTGAAACAATCTATTGAAAGTAGTTCAGCAGATATTATTCCTCCACTTGTTCCTGTGATAAAAGAAATAGAAAAATCTTTTTCTAATTTTTCGGCTGATGCCAATATAATTAATGGTTTACATGCTGCAAAGTGGTGTTACAAAAACCGAATGTATCAACAGGCAATTACAATATTGCAAGAGACGATAGTAACAATGGTTTGCGAAAAAACTAATCTACCTATAGAGAACGATAAAACAAGAGGACTTGTAAATTCAGCTTTCTATATTGTTTTTAATAAGAAACAACATGATGAAGATAGTTGGAGTCTTAATTATGAAAGTAGAGATGAGTCTATAAAAATAGTAAGAGAATTAATTCAATTACCAATTATCAATGATCTTTCTAAAGTCTTTAGTGATGCAACTGAATTACGCAATGATTTTAATCATGCTGGATTTAGACCAAATCCTTCAAAGATTAATAAAATTAGGGATAATATAGGAAAATGTATTAACGAAGTGTTTAATTTATTAATACCCCAAAGCGATGTTCATTAA